A single genomic interval of Fibrobacter sp. UWB4 harbors:
- a CDS encoding Smr/MutS family protein has translation MPLNAEEEFQLEWIKNHQMEDKDELAEIQAEAEAEARPQRATRGKKMRRNPAAWELPNPEDEIDLHGLTSEEAAEAVERRIDDLLIAGLSVLRVIHGGGNPEYGNVKRIIDRKVRSEWKNRVVFYKVEPDNAGSSIMKIGKPRPQVAKKKK, from the coding sequence ATGCCTTTAAATGCCGAAGAAGAATTTCAGTTAGAGTGGATCAAGAACCACCAAATGGAAGACAAGGACGAACTTGCCGAAATCCAGGCCGAGGCTGAAGCCGAAGCAAGACCGCAACGCGCCACACGCGGCAAGAAAATGCGCCGCAACCCCGCCGCCTGGGAACTCCCGAACCCCGAAGACGAAATTGACCTTCACGGCCTCACATCCGAAGAAGCTGCCGAAGCCGTTGAGCGCCGCATCGACGACCTCCTGATTGCAGGCCTCAGCGTTCTGCGCGTGATTCACGGAGGAGGCAACCCGGAATACGGCAACGTCAAGCGCATCATCGACCGCAAAGTGCGCTCCGAATGGAAAAATCGAGTCGTTTTCTACAAGGTTGAACCCGACAACGCTGGTTCCAGCATCATGAAAATCGGCAAGCCGCGCCCGCAAGTCGCAAAAAAGAAAAAATAA
- a CDS encoding NAD(P)/FAD-dependent oxidoreductase, producing MADILILGHGPAGVSAALYGLRAGLEVQLVGKDVGALAKAHKIENYFGLEKPLTGAELAEVGKKQALALGAQIVDDEVTDLMFDGFGFVATGLNGTYRGKVCVMATGAARKKTPLPGMAEMEGHGVSYCAVCDAFFYRKKDVAVLGSGEYALHEATELLSVVNSVTLLTNGAPLTATFPESVKIETRKITGLKGAGQFEGVKFDDGLEANFDGMFVAMGSANATDLALKAGAAFDAGKLVLDKDFQTTVPGLFAAGDCTGGTLQVAVAVGEGAIAGLAAIKYLREHRE from the coding sequence ATGGCTGATATATTGATTTTGGGGCATGGACCGGCCGGAGTTTCGGCTGCCCTTTATGGTCTTCGTGCTGGACTTGAGGTTCAGCTTGTGGGTAAGGATGTAGGTGCGCTTGCAAAGGCCCACAAAATTGAAAATTATTTTGGTCTTGAAAAACCGCTCACGGGGGCTGAACTTGCCGAAGTCGGTAAGAAACAGGCGCTTGCTCTTGGTGCGCAAATCGTGGATGATGAGGTAACGGACCTCATGTTTGACGGTTTTGGTTTTGTGGCGACGGGCTTGAATGGTACGTATCGCGGAAAGGTTTGCGTGATGGCGACAGGTGCTGCTCGTAAAAAGACTCCGCTCCCAGGAATGGCCGAAATGGAAGGCCACGGCGTGAGCTACTGTGCTGTTTGCGATGCGTTCTTTTATCGTAAAAAGGATGTGGCTGTGCTTGGCTCGGGCGAGTATGCGTTGCACGAAGCGACTGAACTTTTGTCTGTAGTCAACAGCGTGACGCTTTTGACGAATGGCGCTCCACTTACGGCGACTTTCCCCGAAAGCGTGAAGATTGAAACCCGCAAGATTACGGGGCTTAAGGGCGCCGGGCAATTTGAAGGCGTGAAGTTTGACGACGGTCTTGAAGCCAATTTTGACGGCATGTTTGTGGCTATGGGTAGTGCGAATGCAACGGATCTGGCTTTGAAGGCTGGCGCAGCGTTCGATGCCGGGAAGCTCGTGCTCGATAAGGATTTTCAGACAACCGTTCCTGGACTCTTTGCGGCAGGCGACTGCACGGGCGGTACGCTCCAGGTGGCTGTGGCCGTTGGCGAAGGCGCTATTGCGGGCCTCGCTGCAATTAAATACTTGAGAGAACATCGGGAATAG
- a CDS encoding bifunctional oligoribonuclease/PAP phosphatase NrnA gives MQIDDLLNEAKSVAIFGHVRPDGDCVGSTLGLYNYISDNYPTIKVRIFLERFPENYKILANANETYEYYNEEFGDFDLTFIMDVPTIERIGANGSSCLRTSRKSCNIDHHISNAKQLCTVNFVDAKASSASEVLYFLMDPNKISKATAECLYLGIVHDTGAFKFSSTGHKTMMVIGDLLEKGIDFTRIINETYYTRTYTQTLVTGYVMMNSKLALDGKVVYSYLTPEDMDHYSVTSVELSSVIDTLREVTGTEVAIFLYPVNGEYKISLRSNYVVDVNKVAGAFGGGGHVRAAGGNSKDSPEETITKLLKLIQEQL, from the coding sequence ATGCAAATTGATGATTTACTGAACGAAGCAAAAAGCGTTGCCATTTTTGGACACGTCCGCCCCGATGGAGACTGCGTGGGGTCTACGCTCGGTCTTTACAACTATATCAGCGACAACTACCCGACAATCAAAGTCCGTATTTTCTTGGAACGCTTCCCCGAAAACTACAAGATTCTCGCAAACGCGAATGAGACGTACGAATACTATAACGAAGAATTCGGGGATTTTGACTTGACATTCATTATGGACGTTCCTACAATCGAGCGAATCGGCGCCAATGGAAGTAGCTGCCTTAGGACATCACGCAAATCATGCAATATAGACCACCACATCAGTAACGCCAAGCAGCTTTGCACCGTAAACTTTGTTGATGCAAAGGCAAGTTCCGCAAGCGAAGTCCTGTACTTTTTAATGGACCCGAACAAAATCAGCAAAGCTACCGCAGAATGTTTATACCTCGGCATCGTACACGACACAGGCGCTTTCAAGTTTAGCAGCACCGGCCATAAGACAATGATGGTCATCGGAGACTTGCTCGAAAAAGGAATCGACTTCACGCGCATCATCAACGAAACGTACTACACGAGAACGTACACCCAGACGCTCGTCACCGGATATGTGATGATGAACAGCAAGCTTGCCCTCGATGGAAAAGTTGTCTACAGCTACCTCACTCCCGAGGACATGGACCACTATTCCGTAACGTCCGTTGAACTCAGCAGCGTCATCGACACCTTGCGCGAAGTCACCGGCACCGAAGTTGCCATATTCCTCTACCCGGTTAACGGTGAATACAAGATCAGCCTGCGCAGCAATTACGTTGTCGATGTCAATAAAGTTGCAGGAGCTTTTGGTGGAGGCGGCCACGTCCGCGCCGCAGGAGGAAATTCCAAGGATTCGCCCGAAGAGACGATTACAAAGCTATTGAAGCTCATTCAGGAACAGCTTTAG
- the mraY gene encoding phospho-N-acetylmuramoyl-pentapeptide-transferase, which translates to MLCHWLYQTTNIDLFDGRLFRAGVAAMLSIILVLFFMPKYIRFLQRLDATSDFDKDGKTKSPPIMGGLLLVIVVEVVSLLVCQMNGYTISTLVILTLFSAVGATDDMAKVRAKRLVNQGKLKAAEYMDKADGISSSLRLFLYFLFSFVVAVFCYKFIPELKGDLTIPFCPIDVFQIHLPNWIFVAFMTFVIAASANGTNFTDGLDSLVSVPILTSMVFVGLVAYVSGNFIFSQYLSVPYLPGCDELFPLATAIAGALLAYLWFNSPPAEIYMGDAGSVGFGAAIGIMFILVQAGLFLPIVCIIIIAEACSVLMQITWFKITKKTTGTGKRIFLCAPLHHHYQKKWDGRFPSKPLMNSKIVWRMHLVSIFALIFSMVVFFGIR; encoded by the coding sequence ATGCTTTGCCACTGGCTATATCAAACAACAAACATTGATCTTTTTGACGGTCGTCTCTTCCGTGCGGGCGTTGCCGCCATGCTCTCCATCATCCTGGTGCTCTTCTTCATGCCGAAGTACATTCGCTTCTTGCAAAGGCTGGACGCCACGAGCGATTTTGACAAGGACGGAAAGACAAAGTCACCTCCGATTATGGGCGGTCTCCTCCTCGTGATTGTCGTTGAAGTAGTTTCATTGCTCGTTTGCCAGATGAACGGCTACACCATCTCGACGCTCGTGATTTTGACATTGTTCAGCGCCGTGGGCGCCACCGACGATATGGCGAAAGTCCGCGCCAAGCGTCTCGTGAACCAGGGCAAGCTCAAAGCCGCCGAATACATGGACAAGGCGGATGGCATTTCCAGCTCTCTTAGACTTTTCCTCTACTTCCTGTTTAGCTTTGTCGTTGCCGTTTTCTGCTACAAGTTCATCCCCGAACTCAAGGGCGATTTGACCATTCCGTTCTGCCCGATTGACGTGTTCCAGATCCACCTTCCCAACTGGATTTTCGTTGCTTTCATGACGTTTGTCATCGCCGCTTCTGCAAACGGAACAAACTTTACGGACGGTCTCGATAGCCTCGTTTCTGTACCTATTCTTACCAGCATGGTGTTCGTCGGACTTGTCGCCTACGTGAGCGGCAACTTCATCTTTAGTCAGTACCTGAGCGTTCCGTACCTCCCCGGCTGCGACGAACTTTTCCCGCTCGCAACAGCCATCGCAGGCGCTCTGCTCGCTTACCTTTGGTTCAACAGCCCTCCGGCAGAAATCTACATGGGTGACGCAGGCTCCGTCGGCTTCGGTGCCGCCATCGGCATCATGTTCATCTTGGTACAGGCAGGACTTTTCCTCCCCATCGTTTGCATTATCATCATCGCCGAAGCATGCTCCGTGCTGATGCAAATTACGTGGTTCAAGATTACAAAGAAAACGACCGGCACAGGCAAGCGCATCTTCCTTTGCGCCCCGCTCCACCACCACTACCAAAAGAAGTGGGACGGACGCTTCCCGAGCAAGCCGCTCATGAACTCCAAGATTGTGTGGCGCATGCACCTCGTAAGCATCTTCGCTCTCATCTTCAGCATGGTCGTATTCTTCGGTATTAGATAG
- a CDS encoding LysE family translocator: MLEFFIAALVIGIAPGPDNLFVLAQSATYGARLGFCIILGLCTGIAIHTCLLVAGVSALIAASPTAFFVIQCLGAAYLLYLAYKSFGVKAGVVVSSKFGIRNSESCHPERNAVESKDPVKSSDAICGVPSARSLYMRGIIMNLTNPKVILFVLSLIPPAVRLDRPIHPSLQMAIFGGEFILATMIVFGSIALLAGTVKKFLLTSPKANRNLNWFSGAVFVFLAVALFAL; encoded by the coding sequence ATGCTTGAATTTTTCATCGCAGCACTAGTCATCGGGATTGCTCCTGGACCAGATAACCTTTTTGTACTTGCCCAGAGCGCTACTTATGGGGCGCGTCTCGGTTTTTGCATTATCCTTGGACTTTGCACGGGAATTGCCATACACACTTGCCTGCTTGTGGCGGGCGTTTCGGCATTGATTGCGGCTAGCCCGACGGCGTTTTTTGTCATCCAGTGCCTGGGTGCTGCTTACTTGCTTTATCTCGCGTATAAAAGTTTCGGTGTGAAGGCCGGCGTTGTGGTTAGTTCGAAATTCGGAATTCGGAATTCCGAATCTTGTCATCCTGAGCGGAACGCAGTGGAGTCGAAGGATCCAGTAAAGTCTAGTGATGCAATCTGCGGTGTTCCTTCGGCGCGTAGCCTTTACATGCGTGGCATTATCATGAATCTCACGAATCCGAAGGTGATTCTCTTTGTGCTTTCGCTGATCCCGCCGGCGGTGCGCTTGGACCGTCCGATCCATCCGAGCTTGCAGATGGCCATTTTTGGCGGTGAATTTATCTTGGCGACGATGATCGTTTTCGGGAGCATTGCGCTTTTAGCAGGAACAGTGAAGAAGTTCCTGTTGACATCGCCGAAGGCGAACCGCAATCTGAACTGGTTCAGCGGTGCGGTGTTCGTCTTCTTGGCTGTCGCGCTTTTCGCACTTTAA
- a CDS encoding glycosyl hydrolase family 8: MLQRYPTRDLFVEAGYGPNFADQLIQNAYSKLFEGDPIDERIYFEASDDMAYIIDIGHDDIRSEGMSYGMFIAALTDHEVTFDKLWNFSKRFVRNNDGPHKGYFSWQVNTTDFSMMDPGAAPDSEEYFAAALLIAAKRFNREDLLNDAKELIHDIKYKPQNELVGPIIDPERKLIKFSPVLGNDFTDPSYHTMAFYRMFAEATGDESWLEVAQASIEFLQKAAHPVTGLCADYAEYDGTPKAMPWFPESNNFSGDAWRVALNLSLDYSIFRGHESEKEICERILHFFQNCTPYLSDYSVDGGPYPHQGRNATPGLIAMNAAATQVLPIDDPRITPFVRRLAALSVPYRFWRYYDGMLYLIGLLATAGKITL; this comes from the coding sequence ATGTTGCAACGCTACCCGACGCGAGATTTATTTGTTGAAGCTGGATATGGTCCCAATTTTGCGGACCAGCTTATTCAGAATGCCTATAGCAAACTTTTTGAGGGCGATCCGATCGACGAGCGCATCTACTTTGAAGCGTCCGACGACATGGCATACATCATCGACATTGGGCACGACGACATCCGTTCTGAAGGCATGAGCTATGGCATGTTCATTGCCGCGCTGACCGACCACGAAGTCACGTTCGACAAGCTCTGGAACTTTTCCAAGCGCTTTGTCCGCAACAACGACGGTCCACACAAGGGATATTTTTCATGGCAAGTCAACACGACCGACTTTTCCATGATGGACCCAGGGGCAGCCCCAGATAGCGAAGAATACTTTGCCGCAGCCCTCCTTATCGCCGCAAAGAGATTCAACCGCGAAGACCTCCTCAACGATGCCAAAGAGCTCATCCATGACATCAAGTACAAACCGCAGAACGAACTTGTAGGCCCGATTATCGACCCGGAACGCAAGCTCATCAAGTTCTCCCCCGTTCTCGGCAACGACTTTACCGACCCGAGCTACCACACAATGGCATTCTACCGCATGTTCGCCGAAGCAACAGGCGATGAATCCTGGCTTGAAGTCGCACAGGCAAGCATTGAATTTTTGCAGAAGGCGGCCCACCCGGTCACCGGTCTTTGCGCTGACTATGCCGAATACGACGGCACACCAAAGGCCATGCCCTGGTTCCCCGAAAGCAACAACTTTAGCGGAGACGCATGGCGCGTTGCGCTCAACTTGAGCCTCGACTATTCAATCTTCCGCGGACACGAAAGCGAAAAAGAAATCTGCGAACGCATTCTGCACTTCTTCCAGAACTGTACGCCTTACCTCTCCGACTACTCCGTCGATGGGGGGCCGTATCCGCACCAAGGGAGAAACGCGACTCCAGGGCTTATCGCCATGAACGCAGCAGCAACACAAGTACTCCCGATCGACGATCCGCGCATTACGCCGTTTGTAAGAAGACTTGCAGCGCTCTCCGTGCCCTACCGTTTTTGGCGTTACTATGACGGGATGTTGTACTTAATCGGATTACTCGCTACTGCGGGAAAAATCACACTCTAA
- a CDS encoding FISUMP domain-containing protein yields MKLPAILFIAASSIAFTACDDVRVEKYPNGNVRFEATYVNDKKEGPEKEYYDDGTLKRESNYVNDRREGVTKEYYKDGTLQSELPYVNGYIEGTVIRYHKNGKVATKAEYKQNKQIAFGETYNEDGSPATSGSYKDPRDGNSYEWIVIGDQLWTAENMNFATASGAICSQCNHWGRLYDFQNAQKACLEGFHMPSKAEWQKLLKVAGKKPGVALKAGYGWDPIKPESPIFGNGKDELGFGAKAGGAHFAKSDVAIKDRKFDEAGKKAYFWTSEGEVLVFFHDKDIAKFEKFNPEFGASLRCLKD; encoded by the coding sequence ATGAAACTACCTGCCATCTTATTCATTGCGGCAAGCTCCATTGCTTTTACCGCCTGCGACGATGTTCGTGTTGAAAAATACCCGAACGGAAACGTCCGCTTCGAAGCCACCTACGTCAACGACAAGAAGGAAGGCCCCGAAAAGGAATACTACGATGACGGTACGCTCAAGCGAGAATCCAATTACGTGAACGACCGCCGCGAAGGGGTGACCAAGGAATACTACAAGGACGGCACACTCCAGTCAGAACTCCCGTACGTGAACGGCTACATCGAAGGAACGGTTATCCGTTATCACAAGAACGGCAAAGTCGCCACGAAAGCCGAATACAAGCAAAATAAGCAAATCGCTTTCGGCGAAACATACAACGAAGACGGCAGCCCCGCAACAAGCGGAAGCTACAAGGATCCTCGTGACGGAAATTCTTACGAATGGATTGTCATTGGCGACCAGCTCTGGACAGCCGAAAACATGAACTTCGCCACCGCCTCAGGTGCAATTTGTTCACAATGCAACCACTGGGGACGTCTCTACGATTTCCAGAATGCACAAAAGGCTTGCCTCGAAGGATTCCATATGCCGAGCAAGGCCGAATGGCAAAAGCTCCTGAAAGTCGCCGGCAAAAAGCCGGGGGTCGCCCTCAAGGCTGGCTACGGCTGGGATCCGATCAAGCCGGAATCTCCGATCTTCGGAAATGGCAAGGATGAACTTGGATTTGGCGCAAAGGCTGGCGGAGCACACTTTGCCAAGAGCGATGTCGCTATAAAGGACCGCAAATTTGATGAAGCGGGTAAAAAGGCTTACTTCTGGACAAGCGAAGGCGAAGTCCTCGTGTTCTTCCACGACAAGGATATCGCCAAGTTTGAAAAGTTCAATCCAGAATTCGGTGCAAGTCTCCGCTGCTTGAAAGACTAA
- a CDS encoding lauroyl acyltransferase, whose amino-acid sequence MRRFKVFTYKFLINILLRLPDAFYAVLFAVVFPVYKALHKKRAYGRVEKHLAAAKEYIARKRVSSNKVPNDEKRPKLDAIAKINARDTFRGIFWNALESYRGLARFKSIEKRIVYENEHIIRDAIADCAKQNAPIAGISIHQGAFELLHRALCRYSEHVHLITDSVGDIAFREVLKDLRSDPHLTEYHPDETGRLIRELFRTKGILAMVIDQGKHTKGNTVSLFGRPSTLYLRLPQKINEMGAGIVTFRTWSEKKRIVIRFESYYPPKYDIQHGDETPARLYGQSEGNAAPSESALVTRIAHEVETWIAEHPEQWSWNYHGNFTTAL is encoded by the coding sequence ATGCGCCGATTTAAGGTTTTCACGTACAAATTCCTAATCAACATTCTGCTGCGTTTGCCGGATGCGTTCTACGCCGTCCTTTTTGCAGTCGTTTTCCCAGTTTACAAGGCTTTGCACAAAAAGCGCGCCTACGGGCGCGTTGAAAAGCACTTGGCAGCCGCAAAGGAATACATTGCTAGAAAACGCGTCAGCTCTAACAAAGTGCCGAACGATGAGAAACGTCCGAAACTAGATGCAATTGCAAAGATAAATGCGCGAGACACATTCCGTGGCATTTTCTGGAATGCGCTAGAATCCTACCGCGGACTTGCACGATTTAAGAGCATTGAAAAGCGAATCGTGTACGAGAACGAGCATATCATCCGCGACGCCATCGCAGATTGCGCCAAGCAAAACGCCCCCATCGCAGGCATCAGCATCCACCAAGGTGCATTCGAACTTTTGCACCGCGCTCTTTGCCGCTACAGCGAACACGTACACCTCATTACAGATTCCGTCGGCGACATCGCATTCCGCGAAGTCCTCAAAGACCTCCGCAGTGATCCGCACCTGACCGAATATCATCCCGATGAAACAGGACGCCTGATCCGTGAACTTTTCCGCACTAAAGGCATTCTCGCGATGGTCATCGACCAAGGCAAACACACCAAAGGAAACACGGTCTCGCTATTTGGCCGCCCAAGTACGCTCTACTTGCGCCTACCGCAAAAAATAAACGAAATGGGAGCTGGAATCGTCACTTTCCGCACGTGGAGCGAAAAGAAGCGCATCGTGATCCGCTTCGAAAGCTATTATCCGCCAAAATACGATATACAACATGGCGACGAGACACCCGCTAGATTATACGGTCAAAGCGAAGGAAATGCCGCGCCATCAGAAAGCGCTCTCGTTACGAGAATCGCGCACGAAGTCGAAACGTGGATTGCCGAGCACCCCGAACAGTGGAGTTGGAATTACCACGGGAATTTCACAACCGCACTCTAA
- a CDS encoding Cof-type HAD-IIB family hydrolase, which yields MKLLFTDLDGTLLDDEKNISQADMASIRAMIDAGHKFVMTTGRPLTSVKHIAEKYGFLKPGYFLVSFNGGLIYDCGTGQPILTRRIAVDQVKFIMDEAHKRGMHAHTYAGDLVVSEYETEQLKTYCRLMKMDYVVVDDIRNYYGGVNCNDGPINVVVKPPIKVNVITPFEHSSLVDFRAEMRTVTAGKLFDVFSKPEMLEFSHMLSNKGAAVRYMADFYHEPIENTIAVGDEENDCPMIDAAGVGVAMANASPAAKAVANYVTERDNNHSGITEVIEKFVL from the coding sequence ATGAAACTTTTATTTACTGATCTAGATGGTACGCTTCTTGACGACGAGAAGAATATTAGCCAAGCGGACATGGCTTCGATCCGCGCGATGATAGACGCGGGACACAAGTTCGTGATGACGACGGGACGTCCGCTCACAAGCGTAAAGCACATTGCCGAAAAGTACGGCTTCTTGAAGCCGGGGTATTTTCTGGTGAGCTTCAACGGCGGTCTCATTTACGATTGCGGAACGGGACAGCCGATTTTGACGCGTCGCATTGCTGTGGATCAGGTGAAGTTCATCATGGATGAGGCTCACAAGCGCGGGATGCATGCGCACACGTATGCCGGCGATTTGGTGGTCTCGGAATACGAAACGGAACAGCTCAAGACGTATTGCCGCTTGATGAAAATGGATTATGTTGTTGTAGACGATATCCGCAATTATTATGGTGGGGTAAATTGCAATGACGGCCCGATTAATGTGGTGGTCAAGCCGCCGATCAAGGTGAACGTGATTACGCCGTTTGAACATTCGAGTCTCGTGGATTTCCGCGCCGAGATGCGGACTGTCACGGCGGGCAAGCTGTTCGACGTGTTCAGCAAGCCCGAAATGCTCGAGTTCTCGCACATGCTTTCGAACAAGGGCGCTGCCGTGCGTTACATGGCGGACTTCTATCACGAGCCGATTGAAAATACGATTGCCGTGGGCGATGAAGAAAACGATTGCCCGATGATCGATGCGGCTGGCGTTGGGGTGGCGATGGCGAATGCGTCACCGGCGGCAAAGGCTGTTGCCAATTACGTGACCGAGCGCGACAACAATCACTCCGGGATTACTGAAGTTATCGAGAAATTTGTGCTTTAG
- a CDS encoding UTP--glucose-1-phosphate uridylyltransferase → MNIIETLNAAGQQELAQHLESLTGDARANLERDILSQDWQELKALHAEKSAASLSDNVSADLTPMPWKLATDDLRYEFWKETGEILLGQGKVAAFLVAGGQGSRLGFDGPKGMFDIGLPSHKSLFQLQAERLRNLGARVGHAIPWCIMTSPLNHEATVNFFSENNFFGLNREDIRFFQQGTICALTADGKAVRDGEDHLALVPDGNGGCFRALAQSGTLAWLVERGVQYVFLYSVDNALCRICDPAFIGALAEKGTILSASKVVHKAGPNEKVGIFAFQNKKPGVVEYSDLPENFRDMTNADGSLTFDGGNIAIHLFKISGLRKLQTSKLPWHTARKTVCGIEKCFKFEQFLFDAFPQLGSMLPFGVVREEEFSPVKNAEGNDSPKTARIMIGKLHREWLRKAHVKIDEKKLYEISPTISYAGEGLKQSIFDRELGRNILEFDEN, encoded by the coding sequence ATGAATATTATCGAAACTTTGAACGCCGCAGGTCAGCAAGAACTGGCCCAACATTTGGAATCTTTGACGGGCGACGCCCGCGCAAATTTGGAACGCGATATTTTGAGCCAGGACTGGCAAGAACTCAAGGCTTTGCATGCCGAAAAATCCGCAGCCAGCTTGAGCGATAATGTTTCTGCCGACCTCACTCCGATGCCATGGAAACTCGCTACCGACGATCTCCGTTACGAATTCTGGAAAGAGACGGGCGAAATTCTCCTCGGTCAAGGCAAGGTTGCCGCATTCCTCGTGGCAGGCGGTCAAGGTTCTCGTCTCGGTTTCGATGGTCCGAAGGGCATGTTCGACATCGGCCTTCCGAGCCACAAGAGTCTGTTCCAATTGCAGGCTGAACGTTTGCGCAACTTGGGTGCCCGCGTGGGTCACGCCATTCCGTGGTGCATCATGACGAGCCCCCTGAACCACGAAGCGACTGTCAACTTTTTCAGCGAAAACAACTTCTTTGGTTTAAACCGCGAAGATATCCGATTCTTCCAGCAGGGAACGATTTGCGCCCTCACCGCAGACGGCAAGGCTGTCCGCGATGGCGAAGACCATTTGGCGCTTGTACCCGATGGAAATGGCGGTTGCTTCCGCGCTCTCGCCCAGAGCGGAACGCTCGCTTGGCTTGTGGAACGCGGTGTGCAATACGTATTCCTCTACAGCGTCGATAACGCCCTCTGCCGCATTTGCGACCCGGCATTCATTGGCGCCCTCGCCGAAAAAGGCACAATTCTCAGCGCCTCGAAGGTTGTGCACAAGGCAGGCCCAAACGAGAAAGTCGGCATTTTCGCCTTCCAGAACAAGAAGCCGGGCGTTGTCGAATACAGCGACCTTCCGGAAAACTTCCGCGACATGACAAATGCCGATGGCAGCCTCACGTTCGATGGCGGCAACATCGCTATTCACTTGTTTAAAATCAGTGGACTCCGCAAGTTGCAGACAAGCAAGCTCCCGTGGCACACCGCACGCAAAACCGTTTGCGGCATTGAAAAGTGCTTCAAGTTCGAGCAGTTCCTCTTTGACGCATTTCCGCAGCTCGGTTCCATGCTCCCGTTCGGCGTCGTGCGCGAAGAAGAATTCAGCCCGGTCAAGAATGCCGAAGGCAACGATTCTCCGAAAACAGCTCGCATAATGATTGGCAAGCTCCACCGCGAATGGCTCCGCAAGGCGCACGTCAAGATTGACGAGAAGAAGTTGTACGAGATTTCGCCGACAATCAGCTACGCCGGCGAAGGTCTCAAGCAGAGCATCTTCGATCGCGAACTCGGAAGAAACATCCTAGAATTTGACGAAAATTAG
- a CDS encoding DegT/DnrJ/EryC1/StrS aminotransferase family protein has product MIPFINVRAQREAYLKEFQQAENEVLDSGCFIGGPVVQALESSLAEFTGVKHAITCGSGTDALTIALLALGLKPGDEVIVPDFTFIAPAECVMRLGGIPKFADIDAETLQVSAESIESLIGEKTRGIIAVNLFGQCAPYAEIRKCALANGLWLIEDSAQAFGAMQNSIPACTFGDISITSFYPAKPLGCYGDGGALFTANDELAQRIRLISNHGSQTRYIHEICGMNSRLDAIQAAILRVKFRHFKDELKKRNENARKYNEFFRAIPGIVPQKIAEGNTSTYAQYTVLAEDRATFLKQLESAGVPYCIHYPMPLHTQPCFKELAQVCESLSASQDCASNATVACQKVVSLPMCAFTDVDEIIARLKKVM; this is encoded by the coding sequence ATGATTCCGTTTATCAATGTACGTGCACAGCGCGAAGCCTACCTGAAAGAATTTCAACAAGCCGAAAACGAGGTTCTTGACAGTGGCTGCTTCATCGGAGGACCGGTCGTCCAGGCGCTGGAATCGAGCCTTGCGGAATTCACAGGCGTAAAGCATGCCATCACCTGCGGTAGCGGAACGGACGCCTTGACCATAGCCCTCCTCGCCCTCGGGCTAAAACCGGGAGACGAAGTCATCGTCCCGGACTTCACCTTTATTGCCCCCGCCGAATGCGTGATGCGCCTCGGAGGCATCCCGAAATTTGCAGACATCGACGCAGAAACGCTCCAGGTCAGCGCAGAAAGTATCGAATCGCTGATTGGCGAAAAGACGCGCGGGATTATCGCGGTCAACCTCTTTGGGCAGTGCGCCCCGTACGCAGAAATTCGAAAATGCGCACTGGCAAACGGTCTCTGGCTCATTGAAGACTCAGCCCAAGCGTTCGGGGCTATGCAAAACAGCATACCCGCCTGCACGTTCGGCGACATTTCCATCACGAGCTTTTACCCGGCAAAGCCGCTCGGCTGCTACGGCGACGGTGGCGCGCTCTTCACCGCAAACGACGAACTTGCGCAAAGGATCCGCCTCATTTCAAACCACGGAAGCCAGACGCGATACATTCATGAAATCTGCGGCATGAACAGCAGGCTAGACGCCATCCAGGCCGCCATACTGCGCGTGAAGTTCCGCCATTTCAAAGACGAGCTGAAGAAGCGCAACGAGAACGCCCGCAAGTACAATGAGTTTTTCAGAGCCATTCCGGGAATCGTGCCGCAAAAAATTGCAGAAGGCAACACGAGCACGTACGCGCAATACACCGTATTGGCAGAAGACCGCGCAACTTTTTTAAAGCAACTAGAAAGCGCCGGGGTGCCGTACTGCATCCACTACCCCATGCCGTTGCACACGCAGCCATGCTTCAAGGAACTCGCTCAAGTGTGCGAGAGCCTCAGTGCATCACAAGATTGCGCCAGCAACGCCACGGTAGCCTGTCAAAAAGTCGTAAGCCTCCCCATGTGCGCCTTTACAGATGTGGATGAGATTATCGCGAGACTTAAGAAAGTAATGTAG